ATTGGATCCTGCAGCCGCCGTTCAAGGCGTCGATGGCGGTGCTGCTGGCTCTGGCGGCGGTTGCGCACCCGATCGCGCGTGAGCGACGGTGGCTGGTGCCGGCGTTGCTGTTCTCGGCCGCCGGTGACTGGCTGTTGGCGATCCCGTGGTGGACGCAGTCATTCGTTTTCGGGCTTGGCTCATTCCTGTTGGCGCACCTGTGTTTTCTGGGCGCAATGCTGCCCCTGGCGCTCGGGCGGGTCCCGTCGCGTGCGCGCCTGGTCCCGGTGGTGCTGATGTGTGTGGGGGCGATATCGCTGTTGGTCTGGTTCTGGCCGCACCTGGGCCAGGAGAAGCTGACGGTTCCGGTGACCGTGTACATCCTGGCGCTGACGGCGATGGTGTGCACCGCTTTTCTGGCTCGCCTTCCGACGATCTGGACGGCCGTCGGGGCGCTGAGTTTCGCGGTATCGGATTCGATGATCGCGATCAGCCGATTCATCTTGGGCAACGAAGCGCTGGCGGTCCCCATCTGGTGGTCGTACGCCGCCGCGGAAATCCTGATCACCGCCGGGTTCTTCTTCGGGCGGGAAATCCCGGCCGGCGCTGCTGAGCCCACAGACCGCTAGCCGACTGCTCCAGAGGCGCCAACCAGCGAGAAAAAGGTTGTCCGGCAACATGTCTCGCGGCTCGGACGGTACCCCCATCCAGGTCGAGCCGATCGCTCGGATCCTGCCGATGCTGTCGGTACCGCATCTGGATCGCGAATTCGACTATTTGGTGTCTGCCGAGCAGTCCGACGACGCCCAGCCGGGGGTGCGGGTGCGGGTGCGGTTTCATGGTCGGCTGGTCGACGGGTTCGTGCTGGAGCGCCGCAACGACACCGACCACCAGGGCAAGCTGGGCTGGCTGGATCGGGTGGTGTCGGCCGAACCGGTGCTCACCCCGGAAATCCGCCGGTTGATCGATGCGGTGGCCGCCCGTTATGCCGGCACCCGGGCCGACGTGTTGCGGCTGGCTATTCCGGCCCGGCACGCGAGGGTGGAACGAGAACCCGGGCTGATCGCCGACCGGCCCGACGTCGACCCGGTCGATCCGTCGGGCTGGCAGGTGTACGGCCGTGGCGGCCAGTTCCTGGCCGCGCTCGCCCAGGCTCGGGCCGCGCGCGCGGTCTGGCAGGCGTTGCCGGGGGAGCAGTGGGCGGATCGCTTCGCCGAGGCCGCCGCGCAGACGGTGCGCGCCGGCCGTGCGGTCCTGGGGATAGTGCCTGATCAGCGCGATCTGGACGCGTTGTGGCAGGCCGCGACGGCCCGGATCGACGAGTCCAGCGTGGTGTCGCTGTCGGCCGGCCTGGGACCGGCCGCCCGCTATCGCAGGTGGCTGGCCGCGTTGCGGGGCAGTGCCCGGCTGGTGATCGGCACCCGGAGCGCGGTGTTCGCGCCGCTGAGTGACCTGGGGCTGGTCATGGTCTGGGCTGACGGCGACGACAGCCTGGCCGAGCCGCGGGCGCCTTACCCCCATGCTCGGGAGGTGGCGATGCTGCGTGCCCATCAGGCCCGATGCGCGGCGCTGATCGGCGGCTACGCGCGAACCGCCGAAGCCCACGCGCTGGTGCGCAGCGGCTGGGCCCACGACATCGTCGCGGCCCGGCCGGTGGTGCGGGCCCGCAGTCCGCGCGTCGTCGCCCTCGATGACAGCGGGTACGCAGAGGAACGCGACCCGGCCGCTCGCACTGCCCGACTGCCGTCCGTTGCTTTGCGAGCCGCCCGCTCGGCACTGGCGGCCGCGGCGCCGGTCCTGGTTCAGGTGCCCCGCCGCGGCTATGTACCGTCGCTAGCCTGCGGTCGCTGCCGGGCGATCACCCGCTGCCGGCACTGCACCGGTCCGTTGTCGTTGCAGGAGCGGGGCGGCCCGGGCGCGGTGTGCCGCTGGTGCGGTCGCGCCGAGCCGGCGCTGCGCTGCGCGCGTTGCGGATCGGATGCGGTGCGTGCCGTGGTGGTCGGGGCCCGGCGCACCGCCGAAGAGCTCGGCCGGGCGTTCCCGGGTATGGCGGTGATCACCTCGTCGGGCGATGCCGTCGTCCCCGAGGTCGCCGCCCGCCCGGCGTTGGTGGTCGCGACCCCCGGAGCCGAACCCCAGGCGTCCGGCGGATACGGGGCGGCGCTGCTGCTGGACACCTGGGCGCTGCTGGGGCGACAGGACCTGCGCGCCGCCGAGGACGCGCTGTGGCGCTGGATGGCGGCCGCGGCGCTGGTGCGGTCGCGGGCTGACGGCGGCGTGGTGATGGTGATCGCCGACTCAGCCATCCCGACGGTGCAATCCCTGATTCGCTGGGACCCGGTGGGCCACGCCGAGGCCGAGCTGAAGGCCCGCAGCGAAGTGGGGCTGCCGCCGAGCGTGCACATCGCAGCTCTCGACGGCACCGCCGCGGCGGTCACGGCGTTGCTTGACCAGGCCGGGCTGCCCGACCCCGAACGCTTCCAAGCCGAGTTGCTCGGCCCGGTCGATCTGCCGCCAGGCGTGCGCCGACCGGCCGGCATCCCCGCCGGAGCGCCCGTCACCAGGATGCTGGTGCGGGTGCGCCGCGAGCACGGCCTGGAACTGGCAGCCTGCCTGCGGCGCGCGGTCTCGGTGCTCAGCACACGTCAAACCCACGAGCCGGTGCGGGTGCAGATCGACCCGCTGCATATCGGTTAGCTCCGGGTTGCCGGCCAACCCGCTGTCACCGCTTCCGCGCGGTGAAAATCAGGTATTCCCACTCCATCACGCCGTCGGTGAAGTATTCGCGGCTGAGCTCGCTGAGTTCGGCGTCCAGCTTCGCGACGCGCTCGCTGTCGCGGCCGATGTTGCGGTAGGCGTTGATCGCCGGCCCGTAGCACTGTTTGAAGTACTCGACGCACTCGTCAGGACGGTCGAACCGGTCCACGCTCAGCGATCCGCGCTGCGTGCGCGTGTCGCAGACATGGTCCTTGAACAGGTCGCTGATATAGTCTTCGCGGCCCCACCACACTTCCGGAGGCGCCCCTTGCGGCAGTGTCGGCCGGTACGGCCTGATAGTGGAGAGCAATTGGCCGTAAAAGCCGTCCGGTGTCCAGCTGAGAACACTGATTTTGCCGCCGCGCCGGCAAACCCGGGCCAGTTCGTCGGCCGTGCGCTGCTGCCGCGGGGCGAACATCGCCCCAATCGTCGAGAGCACTACGTCGAATTCGCCGAAGCCGAACGGCAAGGCTTCCGCGTTGGCTTCGCGCCAGCCAAGTTTCAGCCCCGCCACCGCCGCACGCTGCTGAGCACGGCGCAGCAACTCCGGGGTCAGGTCGCTGGCGACGACGTGGGCACCCGCCAGGGCTGCGGCGATCGCGGCGTTCCCGGTGCCCGCGGCAACATCCAGCACGCGATCGCCGGGACGAATACCGCTGGCCGAGACCAGGATTGGGCCGAGGGGCGCCAACAACTCGGCTGCCATCGCGGGGTAGTCGCCCAGTGCCCACATGTCCCGGTGAGTGGTGGCCGGTGCCTGGCGTTCGCTGACCGGGGTGTCATGCGCCATCGGACCTCCTGCCGACCGTGGATAGCTCACAGAGCGACGTCGTCCAGAGCGACGTCGTCGTGGCGGCGGGCTGGAGGTTTCGGCAGCCGAATCCGATCATGCCCGGAAGAAAATATATATCTGGTCAATAATCCATGTCTACGACTATCGGACGCTGTTAGACTTCATTTTGCTGCAGCCCGTGTAAGCGCGACGACGAAGTTGACGACCCGGTGGACCGGGGAAGGGGGCCATGATGTCCACGGAGAACGCGACGGCAGCTGAGGAGTCGGTGGATGCGATCACCGATTCGCTACTGACGGCGTCCCGGTTGCTGGTAGCCATCTCGGCTCATTCCATCGCACAGATCGATGAGACGATCACCATCCCGCAGTTCCGGACCTTGGTCATTCTGTCCAATCGAGGTCCGATCAACTTGGCCACCCTGGCGACCCTGCTGGGCGTGCAACCGTCGGCGACCGGCCGGATGGTCGACCGGCTGGTCGGCGCGGGGATGATCGACCGTCAGCCGCACCCGAACTCCCGGCGCGAACTGCTCGCCGTGCTGACCAAGCGGGGCCGGGATCTGGTTCGCCGGGTCACCGCACTGCGGCGTGCCGAGATCGCCCGCATCGTGGAGCAGATGCCGCCGGCCGAACGCCACGGGTTGGTGCGTGCCCTGACGGCGTTTACCGCCGCGGGCGGCGAACCCGACGCGCACGTCGACATGGAGTTGTAGCAGGCCGCAGTACCGTGGCGGGCCGGCCGCCCGCCCGGCGGCCGATGGCCCGCCACGGCCGCGAGCCGACTCAGATCTTGACCGCGGTGCCGATCAAGACCTCCCAATCCATGACGCCGCCGGTCAGATACTCCGCGGCCAGCTCGACCAGCTGGGCGTCGAGTTCGGCGGCCAGTACCGCGTTGTCGCCGATGTTGGCGTAGGCCTCGATCGTCGGGCCGTAGTGAGTCTTGAAGTAGTCGTGCACGTCCTGAGCGGTGCTGAAACGGGTGACCTTCAACGGCTCGCGACGGGTCTTGACATCGGTGACTCGATCACCCAGCAGGCCGCGGAAGTAGTTTTCCCGGCCCCACAGGGCCGACGGCGGTAACGCCGCCGACAGGCTCGGCCGGTACGGCCGGAGGGTGGCCAGCATCCGGCCGAAGAATCCTTCGGGGGTCCAACTGATGACGCCGATGGTTCCGCCCGGCTTGCAGACCCGGACCAACTCGTCGGCCGAGCACTGGTGATCCGGAGCGAACATGACGCCGATCGCCGAGATCACGGCGTCGAACTCGCCCTCGGCGAACGGCAGGGCTTGCGCGTTGGCTTCCCGGTACTCGAGGGTCAGTCCCAACTCCGCGGCGCGCGCCTGAGACCGCTGCAACAACTCCGGGGTGAGGTCGGTGGAAACGACGGTGGCGCCGGCCTTGGCCGCCGGCAGTGAGATGTTGCCGGAACCGGCCGCGACGTCGAGCACCCGCACGCCCGGCCCGATGCCCGCGGCAGCGACCAGGATCGGGCCGAGCGGGGCCATCACCTCCTCGGCCATCAGCGCGTAGTCGCCGAGGGCCCACATTGCCCGGTGCGTAGCCGCGAGCGTCGCGTCGTCGCGGATGGGTGTGTCGATAGTCATCAGAGCTCCTTACGGGGAGGGGAAGAGCTGCGTTACTTCGACCTCGTTGTCGCAGGCGCGGCGGGAAACGCGGGAAAGAACATTTCCGTAGGATATAGTATGCATTAGCAATGTTATAAGTGGCTGAGAATTTGGCGGACCGCATTGTGGCCCGCGACACGTCGGTGCGGTTAGCCGGCTACCTAGACTGTTGCGGTGCGCATCGTTTTCGCGGGTACGCCGGAACCCGCGCTGCCGGCATTGCGTCGCCTCATCGACTCGCCTCGTCATGACGTGATCGCGGTGCTGACCCGGCCCGACGCCGCGTCCGGGCGGCGCGGCAGGCCGGAGCCGTCGCCGGTGGCTCGGGAGGCGCTCGATCGCGGCATACCGGTGCTGAGGCCGTCGCGGCCCAACTCGCCGGAATTCGTTGCCGAACTGTCGGAGTTGGCGCCGCAGTGCTGTGCGGTGGTGGCCTATGGGGCACTCCTGGGCGACGCGCTGCTGGCGATTCCTCCGCACGGCTGGGTGAACCTGCACTTTTCGCTGTTGCCCGCCTGGCGCGGCGCGGCACCGGTGCAGGCCGCGATTGCCGCCGGGGACACCATCACCGGGGCCACGACGTTCCAGATCGAACCGAGCCTGGACTCCGGCCCCGTCTACGGCGTGGTCACCGAAGCCATTCGGCCCGCCGATACCGCGGGTGATCTGCTTGAGCGACTTGCCATTTCCGGTGCTGCCCTGCTGTCCGCCACGCTCGACGGCATCGCCGACCAGACACTCACACCGCGACCACAGCCGGCGGACGGAGTCAGCCTGGCACCGAAGATCACCGTGGAGCAGGCACGGGTGCGCTGGGAACTTCCGGCGGCCGTCGTCGAACGCCGAATTCGCGCCGTCACCCCCAACCCGGGCGCCTGGACGCTCATCGGCGACCTGCGGGTCAAGGTAGGGCCGGTACGGCTCGACAGCGCGGGAAAACTCCCGGAACCGTTGCCGCCCGGCGCTATTCACGTAGACCGCAGGAACGTCTGGATTGGCACCGGCTCCGAACCGGTGCGGCTGGGACAGATTCAGCCACCGGGCAAGAAGCCCATGGACGCCGCCGACTGGGCGCGCGGGGCGCGGCTCGATCCCGGTGCGCGGGCCTCGTGACCGCTAAGCCCCCACGTCCCAGGGCCGGTGAACGGGGCCGCCGCCGGCCGCTGGACCCGGCGCGTGGCGCGGCGTTCGATGCGCTGCGCGCGGTCAGCAGCCGCGACGCCTACGCCAACCTGGTGCTGCCCGCGCTGCTCCGCGAACGCGGCATCACCGGCCGCGACGCCGCGTTTGCCACCGAGCTGACCTACGGTGCCTGCCGGACCAGGGGCCTGCTCGACGCGGTCGTCGGTGCCGCCGCCGGACGCTCCCCGGAGGCCATTGACCCGGTGCTGCTCGACCTGCTCCGGCTGGGCGCCTACCAACTGCTGCGCACCCGGGTCGGCACGCACGCCGCGGTGTCCACCACGGTCGACCGGGCGGGCATCGAATTCGATTCGGCCCGAGCGGGATTCGTCAACGCCGTGCTGCGCACCATCGCCGGCCGAGACGAGCGGAGCTGGGTGGACGAGCTGGCTCCCGACCCGCGCAGCGATCCGATCGGGCGCGCCGCCTTCGTGCACGCCCACCCACGGTGGATTGCTCAGGCCTTCGCCGACGCGCTGGGCGCAGCGGCCGCAGAGCTCGACGCGGTGCTGGCCAGTGACGACGAACGGCCGCAGGTGCACCTGGCGGCTCGCCCCGGGGTACTGACCGCCGCCGAACTCGCCGCCGCGGTGGGCGGTACCGTCGGCCGATACTCGCCGTTCGCGGTGTACCTGCCCGGCGGTGACCCCGCGCGGTTGGCGCCGGTGCGCGACGGTCAAGCCCTGGTCCAGGACGAGGGCAGCCAGCTGGTGGCCCGGGCGCTGACACTGGCTCCCGTCGGCGGCGACGCCGGCCGATGGCTCGATTTGTGCGCCGGGCCGGGAGGCAAGACCGCGCTGCTGGCGGCGCTTGGCGTGTCGTCAGGAGCCGCGGTGACCGCCGTGGAGCCGTCGCCTCAGCGCGGCGACCTGGTGACGGCCAACACCCGCGGGCTGCCGGTCGAGGTAGTGCAGGCCGACGGTCGGCGCAGCGGGCTCGAGCCCGGCTTCGACCGGGTGCTGGTCGACGTCCCCTGCACCGGGCTGGGCGCGCTGCGCCGACGTCCGGAGGCGCGCTGGCGGCGTCAGCCCGCCGACGTGCCCGCGCTGGCCAAGCTGCAGCGTGAGTTGCTGGCTGCCGCGATCGCCCTGACTCGGCCGGGTGGTGTGGTGCTCTACGCGACCTGCTCACCGCATCTGGCCGAAACCGTAGGGGTGGTGGCCGATGCCCTGCGCCGCCATCCGGTAGTTGCGCTGGACACCCGACCACTATTCGAACCCGTCACCGAGGGGCTCGGGGATGGACCTTACGTTCAGCTGTGGCCCCACCGGCACGGCACCGACGCCATGTTTGCCGCTGCGCTGCAACGGCTCGCGTGACGCGCCGATGCGCGTCACGCACCGCGGCGCCGGGCTCAGTAGTCTGTCGCTCATGTCTCGCAGCACGGGGGGGCCGATGATTGCGCCGTCGATCCTGGCTGCCGATTTCGCCCGGCTCGCCGACGAAGCGGCCGCGGTGGACGGCGCCGACTGGTTACATGTCGACGTGATGGACGGCCACTTCGTGCCGAACCTGACGATCGGCCTGCCGGTGGTGGAAAGCCTGCTGGTGGTAAGCGACATCCCGATGGATTGTCACCTGATGATCGAAAACCCGGACCGCTGGGCTCCGCCCTACGCCGAAGCCGGCGCCTACAACGTCACCTTTCACGCCGAGGCAACCGACAACCCGGTCGGGGTAGCGCGCGATATCCGGGCAGCGGGTGCTAAGGCGGGTATCAGCGTGAAGCCGGGGACGCCGCTGGATCCGTATCTGGAGATACTGCCGCATTTCGATACCCTGCTGGTCATGTCCGTGGAGCCCGGCTTCGGCGGCCAGAAGTTCATTCCCGAGGTGTTGAGCAAGGTGCGGACGGTGCGCAAGATGGTCGATTCGGGTGAGTTGAAGATCCTGATCGAGATCGACGGCGGCGTCAACGCGGACACCATCGAGCAGGCGGCCGAGGCGGGTGTCGACTGCTTCGTCGCCGGATCGGCGGTGTATGGCGCCGACGACCCGGCCATCGCTGTGGAGGCACTTCGGCAACGGGCCAAGGCCGTGTCACACCACCGTGGCCGGTGAGCAGCCGATGACCGTCGAGCAGGTTAAAAGCATCGAGGACGCCATGCGCCTCGCCATCGAGCAGTCCAACCTGGTCAAGGGCACGACATATCCGAACCCGCCGGTCGGCGCGGTCATCGTGGATACCGAAGGCCGAGTGGTCGGCGTCGGCGGTACCCAGCCCACCGGCGGCGACCACGCCGAGGTGGTGGCACTGCGCCGGGCCGGCGGTTTGGCCGCCGGCGCCATCGCGGTGGTCACCATGGAGCCGTGTAACCACTACGGCAAGACTCCGCCGTGTGTGAACGCCCTGATCGAAGCCAGGGTGGGCACGGTGATTTACGGCGTCGCCGACCCCAACGGGATCGCGGGGGGCGGTGCCGGGCGGCTGTCGGCAGCGGGCGTGCAAGTGCGCTCGGGGGTGCTGGCCGACCACGTGGCGGCCGGGCCGCTGCGCGAGTGGCTGCACAAGCAACGCACCGGGCTACCGCACGTGACGTGGAAGTACGCCACCAGCGTCGACGGCCGAAGCGCCGCCGCCGATGGCTCCAGCCAGTGGATTTCCAGCGAGGCCGCCCGCGCCGACCTGCATCGCCGGCGCGCGATCGCCGACGCGATCGTGGTCGGCACCGGCACCGTCCTGGCCGACGACCCGACCCTGACCGCCCGCCTGCCGGACGGGTCGCTGGCGGCGCAACAGCCGCTGCGGGTGGTGGTGGGCACCCGGGACATACCGCCGGAGGCAAAGGTTCTCAACGACGACGCACGGACCATGGTGCTGCGTACCCACGAGCCGGTGGAGGTGCTCAGGGCGCTGTTGGACTACACCGATGTCCTGCTGGAAGGTGGTCCCACGCTCGCCGGCGCCTTTCTGCGGTGCGGGGCGATCAGCCGCATCCTGGCCTATGTCGCCCCGATCCTGCTGGGCGGGCCGGTCACCGCGGTCGATGATGTGGGGGTATCGAGCATCGCGCACGCGCTGCGCTGGCAGTTCGACAGCGTCGAAAAGGTGGGACCGGATCTGCTGCTGAGCCTGATACCGCGTTAGCGGCTCATTGCCGGGGTGCGACGGCCTGGTGCCGGGGGAGCTCCGGCTCCTCGGCGTGCTCCTTGCGGCCGCTGATCAACAGACCCAGCAGCGCTCCGAACACACAAATCACCACCGTCACCTTGAAGATGTCTCCGTACATCAGCGCGAACGCCTGCCGGTACAGGGCTCCGATTGCGGCCGCCCGTTCGAGCAGTGTGGCGTTGGGCGGGACGGCCGCCGACAGCCCCGCCAGAATCTGGTTGAACCGATACAGTCCCCAGGCGCTCAGCGCGGCCACCCCGATCAGCATCCCGGTCATCCGGGCCACCACCACCGCCGCTGAGGCGATGCCATGTTCTGCGGAGGGGACCACCCGCAGCGCCGCCGAGGACAGCGGCCCGATCACCAGTCCAAGCCCCAGCCCGGCGACCAGCAGGTCGGCGTGCATCGCGGGCACCGTGAACAACCCGAAGATGCTGTGGCGATAGGCCAACAGATCGACCGGCCAATAGTGCATCAGCCAGTAGCCGCCGGCAGCCACCAGCAGCCCGATGAACGTCATCACCCGGTCGCCGGCCCGAGTGGCGATCCACCCGCCCGTTACCGCCCCGATCGGCAGGGCGATCAGGAACCACAGCAGCATTCCTGCGGCCTGGGCCTGGTCCATATCCAGCACACCCTGGCCGAACAGCTCCACATTGACCAGCGTGACCATCAACGCCGCGCCGGCGCAGACCGATGCGCCCAGCGCGGACAGAAATGGCCGGAAGTGCACACCGGCCGGTTCGATCAGCCGGGTGCGGGCCATGCGCTCCCAGACGAAGAACAACACCGCGGCCACGACCGCGCCGATCACCAGCGGCAACCCGTAGCTCGGCAGCACCTGTTTGCCGTCGGGGCTGGGGTTGTAGAGCCCGATCACCGCAAGACCCAGCGCCGTGGCCAGCAGCAGCCCGCCGATGAGATCAATCCGTTCCGGCTCGGCGCTGCGGTCATGGGAGGGCAAGCTGAAGTGGATCATCACCATCGCGATCGCGGTGAGCGGGACGTTGATCCAGAACACGTCGCGCCAATCGTGGAACAACCAGACGATGAAGATCCCGTAGAGCGGACCCAGCACGCTGCCGAGTTCCTGCGCGGCGCCGATGCCGCCGAGCACCCCGGCGCGGTTGCGCTGCGCCCACAGATCGGCGCCCAGCGCCAGCGTGATCGGCAGCAGCGCGCCGCTGGCGACCCCTTGGACGGTGCGGCCGGCGATCAGCATGTGGAAGTCGCCGAAGTGCCCGGCCAGCGCGGTGATCACCGAACCCGCAGCGAATCCGGCCAGGCTGACCTGCAGCATGAGCTTGCGGCCGAACCGGTCGGAGGCCCGGCCCAGCAGCGGCATCGCGGCGATGTAGCCCAGCAGGTACATCGTGACGATCCAGGTGATCCGCTGCAGCTGGTTCACCGGGATACCGACGCTGTTCATGATGTCGCGCATGATGGTGACCACGACATAGGTGTCGAGGGCACCCAGCAGCACCGCGAGGCTGCCCGCGCTGATCGCTACCCGGCGGCCGGTCTGCGTGCTCATCAGGTCACCGGCGGCTTCGTGACTTGCACCTGCTCGCCCCAATTCGACA
The nucleotide sequence above comes from Mycobacterium pseudokansasii. Encoded proteins:
- a CDS encoding lysoplasmalogenase, whose translation is MQVPYASRLVAGAWVVAGWAGLAYGVYLTVIAMSRPPGTGLTGHWILQPPFKASMAVLLALAAVAHPIARERRWLVPALLFSAAGDWLLAIPWWTQSFVFGLGSFLLAHLCFLGAMLPLALGRVPSRARLVPVVLMCVGAISLLVWFWPHLGQEKLTVPVTVYILALTAMVCTAFLARLPTIWTAVGALSFAVSDSMIAISRFILGNEALAVPIWWSYAAAEILITAGFFFGREIPAGAAEPTDR
- a CDS encoding primosomal protein N', with the translated sequence MSRGSDGTPIQVEPIARILPMLSVPHLDREFDYLVSAEQSDDAQPGVRVRVRFHGRLVDGFVLERRNDTDHQGKLGWLDRVVSAEPVLTPEIRRLIDAVAARYAGTRADVLRLAIPARHARVEREPGLIADRPDVDPVDPSGWQVYGRGGQFLAALAQARAARAVWQALPGEQWADRFAEAAAQTVRAGRAVLGIVPDQRDLDALWQAATARIDESSVVSLSAGLGPAARYRRWLAALRGSARLVIGTRSAVFAPLSDLGLVMVWADGDDSLAEPRAPYPHAREVAMLRAHQARCAALIGGYARTAEAHALVRSGWAHDIVAARPVVRARSPRVVALDDSGYAEERDPAARTARLPSVALRAARSALAAAAPVLVQVPRRGYVPSLACGRCRAITRCRHCTGPLSLQERGGPGAVCRWCGRAEPALRCARCGSDAVRAVVVGARRTAEELGRAFPGMAVITSSGDAVVPEVAARPALVVATPGAEPQASGGYGAALLLDTWALLGRQDLRAAEDALWRWMAAAALVRSRADGGVVMVIADSAIPTVQSLIRWDPVGHAEAELKARSEVGLPPSVHIAALDGTAAAVTALLDQAGLPDPERFQAELLGPVDLPPGVRRPAGIPAGAPVTRMLVRVRREHGLELAACLRRAVSVLSTRQTHEPVRVQIDPLHIG
- a CDS encoding class I SAM-dependent methyltransferase — its product is MAHDTPVSERQAPATTHRDMWALGDYPAMAAELLAPLGPILVSASGIRPGDRVLDVAAGTGNAAIAAALAGAHVVASDLTPELLRRAQQRAAVAGLKLGWREANAEALPFGFGEFDVVLSTIGAMFAPRQQRTADELARVCRRGGKISVLSWTPDGFYGQLLSTIRPYRPTLPQGAPPEVWWGREDYISDLFKDHVCDTRTQRGSLSVDRFDRPDECVEYFKQCYGPAINAYRNIGRDSERVAKLDAELSELSREYFTDGVMEWEYLIFTARKR
- a CDS encoding MarR family transcriptional regulator; translation: MMSTENATAAEESVDAITDSLLTASRLLVAISAHSIAQIDETITIPQFRTLVILSNRGPINLATLATLLGVQPSATGRMVDRLVGAGMIDRQPHPNSRRELLAVLTKRGRDLVRRVTALRRAEIARIVEQMPPAERHGLVRALTAFTAAGGEPDAHVDMEL
- a CDS encoding class I SAM-dependent methyltransferase, with the translated sequence MTIDTPIRDDATLAATHRAMWALGDYALMAEEVMAPLGPILVAAAGIGPGVRVLDVAAGSGNISLPAAKAGATVVSTDLTPELLQRSQARAAELGLTLEYREANAQALPFAEGEFDAVISAIGVMFAPDHQCSADELVRVCKPGGTIGVISWTPEGFFGRMLATLRPYRPSLSAALPPSALWGRENYFRGLLGDRVTDVKTRREPLKVTRFSTAQDVHDYFKTHYGPTIEAYANIGDNAVLAAELDAQLVELAAEYLTGGVMDWEVLIGTAVKI
- the fmt gene encoding methionyl-tRNA formyltransferase is translated as MRIVFAGTPEPALPALRRLIDSPRHDVIAVLTRPDAASGRRGRPEPSPVAREALDRGIPVLRPSRPNSPEFVAELSELAPQCCAVVAYGALLGDALLAIPPHGWVNLHFSLLPAWRGAAPVQAAIAAGDTITGATTFQIEPSLDSGPVYGVVTEAIRPADTAGDLLERLAISGAALLSATLDGIADQTLTPRPQPADGVSLAPKITVEQARVRWELPAAVVERRIRAVTPNPGAWTLIGDLRVKVGPVRLDSAGKLPEPLPPGAIHVDRRNVWIGTGSEPVRLGQIQPPGKKPMDAADWARGARLDPGARAS
- a CDS encoding RsmB/NOP family class I SAM-dependent RNA methyltransferase; protein product: MTAKPPRPRAGERGRRRPLDPARGAAFDALRAVSSRDAYANLVLPALLRERGITGRDAAFATELTYGACRTRGLLDAVVGAAAGRSPEAIDPVLLDLLRLGAYQLLRTRVGTHAAVSTTVDRAGIEFDSARAGFVNAVLRTIAGRDERSWVDELAPDPRSDPIGRAAFVHAHPRWIAQAFADALGAAAAELDAVLASDDERPQVHLAARPGVLTAAELAAAVGGTVGRYSPFAVYLPGGDPARLAPVRDGQALVQDEGSQLVARALTLAPVGGDAGRWLDLCAGPGGKTALLAALGVSSGAAVTAVEPSPQRGDLVTANTRGLPVEVVQADGRRSGLEPGFDRVLVDVPCTGLGALRRRPEARWRRQPADVPALAKLQRELLAAAIALTRPGGVVLYATCSPHLAETVGVVADALRRHPVVALDTRPLFEPVTEGLGDGPYVQLWPHRHGTDAMFAAALQRLA
- the rpe gene encoding ribulose-phosphate 3-epimerase, with product MSLMSRSTGGPMIAPSILAADFARLADEAAAVDGADWLHVDVMDGHFVPNLTIGLPVVESLLVVSDIPMDCHLMIENPDRWAPPYAEAGAYNVTFHAEATDNPVGVARDIRAAGAKAGISVKPGTPLDPYLEILPHFDTLLVMSVEPGFGGQKFIPEVLSKVRTVRKMVDSGELKILIEIDGGVNADTIEQAAEAGVDCFVAGSAVYGADDPAIAVEALRQRAKAVSHHRGR
- the ribD gene encoding bifunctional diaminohydroxyphosphoribosylaminopyrimidine deaminase/5-amino-6-(5-phosphoribosylamino)uracil reductase RibD, whose amino-acid sequence is MTVEQVKSIEDAMRLAIEQSNLVKGTTYPNPPVGAVIVDTEGRVVGVGGTQPTGGDHAEVVALRRAGGLAAGAIAVVTMEPCNHYGKTPPCVNALIEARVGTVIYGVADPNGIAGGGAGRLSAAGVQVRSGVLADHVAAGPLREWLHKQRTGLPHVTWKYATSVDGRSAAADGSSQWISSEAARADLHRRRAIADAIVVGTGTVLADDPTLTARLPDGSLAAQQPLRVVVGTRDIPPEAKVLNDDARTMVLRTHEPVEVLRALLDYTDVLLEGGPTLAGAFLRCGAISRILAYVAPILLGGPVTAVDDVGVSSIAHALRWQFDSVEKVGPDLLLSLIPR
- a CDS encoding MFS transporter → MSTQTGRRVAISAGSLAVLLGALDTYVVVTIMRDIMNSVGIPVNQLQRITWIVTMYLLGYIAAMPLLGRASDRFGRKLMLQVSLAGFAAGSVITALAGHFGDFHMLIAGRTVQGVASGALLPITLALGADLWAQRNRAGVLGGIGAAQELGSVLGPLYGIFIVWLFHDWRDVFWINVPLTAIAMVMIHFSLPSHDRSAEPERIDLIGGLLLATALGLAVIGLYNPSPDGKQVLPSYGLPLVIGAVVAAVLFFVWERMARTRLIEPAGVHFRPFLSALGASVCAGAALMVTLVNVELFGQGVLDMDQAQAAGMLLWFLIALPIGAVTGGWIATRAGDRVMTFIGLLVAAGGYWLMHYWPVDLLAYRHSIFGLFTVPAMHADLLVAGLGLGLVIGPLSSAALRVVPSAEHGIASAAVVVARMTGMLIGVAALSAWGLYRFNQILAGLSAAVPPNATLLERAAAIGALYRQAFALMYGDIFKVTVVICVFGALLGLLISGRKEHAEEPELPRHQAVAPRQ